The following proteins are co-located in the Spea bombifrons isolate aSpeBom1 chromosome 3, aSpeBom1.2.pri, whole genome shotgun sequence genome:
- the DSTN gene encoding destrin: protein MSSGVTIGDGVIETFDKMKLMKSEKKAVFFGFSCDEKYIVVEEGKEILSGDCNGDFFPRLKSMFSDTKCCYALLDIEYVTGESKKRDLIFVLWAPEDAPIKEKMLFASSKPYLKQAFSGVNKQWEIHSQDDLTVDQLAQKLSSGKIKSLEGHLL, encoded by the exons ATG tCGTCTGGCGTTACAATCGGCGATGGTGTTATAGAGACATTTGACAAAATGAAGCTCATGAAGTCTGAGAAGAAAGCTGTATTCTTCGGTTTCAGTTGTGATGAAAAGTACATTGTCGTCGAAGAGGGAAAGGAAATTCTTTCAGGAGACTGCAATGGGGACTTTTTCCCACGTTTAAAATCAATGTTCTCCGACACCAAGTGCTGCTATGCATTGCTTGACATTGAATATGTTACGGGGGAGTCAAAAAAAAGAGACCTGATATTTGTCTTGTG ggcACCTGAAGATGCACCCATCAAAGAAAAGATGCTTTTTGCTAGCTCCAAACCATATTTAAAACAAGCTTTTTCAG gAGTAAACAAGCAATGGGAAATCCACAGCCAAGATGATCTCACTGTTGATCAACTGGCCCAGAAACTTTCAAGTGGCAAAATTAAATCTTTGGAAGGACACCTCTTATAG